The genomic region TGTTGTCGAAGAGGACCGCGGGCACGGGCCCTTTGCCCTCGTGCGCCAGAAGCTCCGCAAGGGTTCCCATCTCTAGATTCCAATCCACGCCGTCCACTTTCTTGAGCTCGCCGATGCTCTCGACGATCTCCAGCCAGTCACGGAGATCTTTGTAAGCCGGCGTCTTTCCGGCTTTGATATCCTCTTCAGCCAATTTCCTGGCTTCCAACGCAGTCATGTTTCTGTCCTCCGAATTAATTTTGCTTTAGAGTCGCATGTTTGTTGAGTGGCCGCAAGTTCCGGTCGCGGCGACCGATCTCCGGGAATCTAAAATCGAAAATCTAAAATCCAAAATTCAACTAGAGCCCCATCATCGACTCGTCCATTCCCTCGGTATCTTCGGCGGGGAGGCCGTTGCAGCTCTGCGGATCGAGATGGAGATAAACCTTGTCGCCCGGGTTCATGCTGAGAAATGGATGGGTGTGGACCCGAAGCAGCATGTCTCCAGCGGCGATCTGGCAGTGGTAGGCGTCGCCCATGAAGATCGCTTCCTTAATCGTGCCTTCGAGCACGTTCTGCGTCACTTGCGGCTTTTGCTTCATCACCTCGATGTGCTCCGGACGGATGGAGAGAATCGCGGCTTGCCCCTTGGCCAAGCCGGGGGCGGGAATAAAGGAAAAAATTCCCCTCTTGGTTTCGATCTTGCCCGGCTGGGAGTCTCCGGCCAGCTCGACGACCTTGCCTTCTATCAGGTTGGTTAGACCTAGGAACGTAGCCGTAAATCTTCTCTTGGGCCTCGAATAGAGCTGGTGCGGCGCACCCACCTCGATCAACTTCCCCGCGTGCATGACGGCGATCTGGTCCGAGATGGCGAGCGCCTCGCCCTGATCGTGGGTCACGTAGATCGTCGTGATGTTGACTCTTCTCTGCAGCGCCTTGATCTCGAAGCGCATCTGCTCACGGAGCTTGGCGTCCAGGTTGCTCAAGGGCTCGTCCAACAGCATGACCTTCGGCTCGTTCACGAGAGCGCGCGCGAACGCGACCCGCTGCTGCTGACCGCCGGAGAGCTTGGGCGCGGGCCGGTCTTCCAGTCCCTGCAAACCGACGATTTTCAAGACATCCACCACTCTCTTCTTGATCTCGGCTTTGGGGCGGCGCTGGATGGTCAGTGGATAAGCGACGTTCTCGAACACGGTCATATGCGGCCAGATCGCGTAGGACTGGAACACCATGCCGATCGGCCGTTTATTCGTGGGAATATAAACCCGCTCGGTGTTGGAAAAGACCGCCTTGCCGTCGATGCTGATGCTCCCCACCTCGGGTCTTTCCAGTCCGGCCACGCACCGGAGCGTCGTCGTTTTGCCGCAACCGCTCGGCCCAAGAAACGTGTAGAGAGAGCCTTCGGGAATATCGAGCGACACGCCTTTGAGAACGTGGACCCGCTCCTTGTCTTCGCCGAAGAATTTCTCCAGGTTTTGAATTTGTACCATGTATCTCTTGTCTGCCATCACGCCCCCAGTTCGTGACCGTGGCCGTGTTACTCCGAAGCGATCCTACGAAGTTTCGTGTTCGTGTTTTCCCCACGAGCACGATCACGTTTCACGAGCACGCTCTCATTCGGCTATGCCAATTTTCGCGCCGAGCTTGCGCGCAAGAAAAGCCATCGCGACCAATAAAAGAACCATCAAAACTCCGAGGGCGCAGACGTACGTGTACTGCCCTCCCTCCCAGAGGTCGAAAGCCATGATCGAAAGGACGGTGCTGTTATACGAATAGAGCAAGATCGAGGTGGAAAGCTCTCTCAGCGAGATGATGCTGATATAAATCCACCCCGCCACGAAGCCGGGCATCAACAGAGGCAGTATGACCTTGCGAAAGGTCTGAAACCAAGTGCCGCCGCTGGCCAACGAGGCCTCTTC from Candidatus Binatia bacterium harbors:
- a CDS encoding ABC transporter ATP-binding protein codes for the protein MADKRYMVQIQNLEKFFGEDKERVHVLKGVSLDIPEGSLYTFLGPSGCGKTTTLRCVAGLERPEVGSISIDGKAVFSNTERVYIPTNKRPIGMVFQSYAIWPHMTVFENVAYPLTIQRRPKAEIKKRVVDVLKIVGLQGLEDRPAPKLSGGQQQRVAFARALVNEPKVMLLDEPLSNLDAKLREQMRFEIKALQRRVNITTIYVTHDQGEALAISDQIAVMHAGKLIEVGAPHQLYSRPKRRFTATFLGLTNLIEGKVVELAGDSQPGKIETKRGIFSFIPAPGLAKGQAAILSIRPEHIEVMKQKPQVTQNVLEGTIKEAIFMGDAYHCQIAAGDMLLRVHTHPFLSMNPGDKVYLHLDPQSCNGLPAEDTEGMDESMMGL